A stretch of the Lactuca sativa cultivar Salinas chromosome 9, Lsat_Salinas_v11, whole genome shotgun sequence genome encodes the following:
- the LOC111879453 gene encoding uncharacterized protein LOC111879453 isoform X1: MEVSNFTTLSGRPGIIRPTFINNVSWCNNKDFSSIPCSCVSSFGEKDKLSLQSSWKQYKLVAIWKPKREMKLKHFSGSHFNQQKGIPIPLRHASSHFPKPCQVKREDSDKTLSSESIIYDEQTLEQQLQIAIRDENYTQAAKIRDNLKLLQEDSKTAVLAANSRFYNSFRNGDLAAMQELWSKNENVCVVHPGVSGISGYELVMGSWEFVWADYEFPLSIDVKDVQVYVKGEMGYVTCVEMVRTTGKSWGRQFATNVFEKIDGRWCMCVHHASHVDL; the protein is encoded by the exons ATGGAGGTATCAAATTTCACTACTCTGTCAGGGCGACCTGGGATTATCCGACCAACCTTTATCAACAAT GTGAGTTGGTGTAATAACAAGGATTTTAGTAGCATACCCTGTTCTTGTGTAAGTTCTTTTGGTGAAAAAGATAAACTTTCCTTGCAGTCTTCTTGGAAGCAATACAAATTGGTTGCAATCTGGAAACCTAAAAGAGAAATGAAGCTCAAACATTTTTCTGGTTCTCATTTCAATCAGCAGAAGGGAATTCCTA TACCTTTGAGACACGCATCTTCACATTTCCCAAAACCATGTCAAGTGAAAAGAGAAGATTCGGATAAAACCCTAAGCAGCGAAAGCATCATATACGATGAACAAACCCTAGAACAACAACTCCAAATCGCCATTCGCGATGAAAACTACACCCAAGCCGCCAAAATCCGAGACAACCTTAAACTCCTCCAAGAAGACAGCAAAACCGCCGTCTTAGCCGCCAATTCCCGATTCTACAACTCATTCAGAAACGGTGATTTAGCCGCCATGCAAGAACTATGGTCAAAAAACGAAAACGTGTGTGTGGTGCACCCGGGTGTTAGTGGGATTTCGGGGTATGAACTTGTGATGGGAAGTTGGGAATTTGTGTGGGCAGATTATGAGTTTCCATTATCAATTGATGTGAAGGATGTGCAAGTTTATGTGAAAGGTGAGATGGGGTATGTTACTTGTGTTGAAATGGTGAGAACAACGGGTAAAAGTTGGGGAAGACAGTTTGCGACTAATGTGTTTGAGAAGATTGATGGGAGGTGGTGTATGTGTGTTCATCATGCTTCTCATGTTGATTTGTGA
- the LOC111879453 gene encoding uncharacterized protein LOC111879453 isoform X2 gives MEVSNFTTLSGRPGIIRPTFINNSSWKQYKLVAIWKPKREMKLKHFSGSHFNQQKGIPIPLRHASSHFPKPCQVKREDSDKTLSSESIIYDEQTLEQQLQIAIRDENYTQAAKIRDNLKLLQEDSKTAVLAANSRFYNSFRNGDLAAMQELWSKNENVCVVHPGVSGISGYELVMGSWEFVWADYEFPLSIDVKDVQVYVKGEMGYVTCVEMVRTTGKSWGRQFATNVFEKIDGRWCMCVHHASHVDL, from the exons ATGGAGGTATCAAATTTCACTACTCTGTCAGGGCGACCTGGGATTATCCGACCAACCTTTATCAACAAT TCTTCTTGGAAGCAATACAAATTGGTTGCAATCTGGAAACCTAAAAGAGAAATGAAGCTCAAACATTTTTCTGGTTCTCATTTCAATCAGCAGAAGGGAATTCCTA TACCTTTGAGACACGCATCTTCACATTTCCCAAAACCATGTCAAGTGAAAAGAGAAGATTCGGATAAAACCCTAAGCAGCGAAAGCATCATATACGATGAACAAACCCTAGAACAACAACTCCAAATCGCCATTCGCGATGAAAACTACACCCAAGCCGCCAAAATCCGAGACAACCTTAAACTCCTCCAAGAAGACAGCAAAACCGCCGTCTTAGCCGCCAATTCCCGATTCTACAACTCATTCAGAAACGGTGATTTAGCCGCCATGCAAGAACTATGGTCAAAAAACGAAAACGTGTGTGTGGTGCACCCGGGTGTTAGTGGGATTTCGGGGTATGAACTTGTGATGGGAAGTTGGGAATTTGTGTGGGCAGATTATGAGTTTCCATTATCAATTGATGTGAAGGATGTGCAAGTTTATGTGAAAGGTGAGATGGGGTATGTTACTTGTGTTGAAATGGTGAGAACAACGGGTAAAAGTTGGGGAAGACAGTTTGCGACTAATGTGTTTGAGAAGATTGATGGGAGGTGGTGTATGTGTGTTCATCATGCTTCTCATGTTGATTTGTGA
- the LOC111879454 gene encoding calmodulin-7, with product MAEQLTDDQISEFKEAFSLFDKDGDGCITTKELGTVMRSLGQNPTEAELQDMINEVDADGNGTIDFPEFLNLMARKMKDTDSEEELKEAFRVFDKDQNGFISAAELRHVMTNLGEKLTDEEVDEMIREADVDGDGQINYEEFVKVMMAK from the exons ATGGCGGAGCAGCTCACCGATGATCAGATCTCTGAGTTCAAGGAAGCCTTCAGCCTATTTGACAAGGATGGCGACG GTTGCATCACCACAAAGGAGCTCGGAACTGTGATGAGATCCCTAGGGCAGAATCCGACGGAGGCTGAACTCCAGGACATGATAAACGAAGTTGATGCTGACGGAAACGGAACAATCGATTTCCCGGAGTTTCTAAATCTGATGGCGAGGAAGATGAAGGACACAGATTCCGAGGAAGAACTGAAGGAGGCGTTCAGAGTTTTTGACAAGGATCAGAACGGCTTCATTTCTGCTGCGGAGCTGCGTCATGTGATGACGAATCTTGGGGAAAAGCTTACTGATGAAGAAGTCGATGAGATGATCAGGGAAGCTGATGTTGATGGTGATGGCCAAATCAACTACGAGGAGTTCGTTAAGGTTATGATGGCCAAGTAA
- the LOC111879420 gene encoding amino acid transporter AVT1A, producing MAGKAKDTDYFAIEDDYDDNENDDIEANNSDDDDTDDASSRRSSFSQATGQWPQSYKYTLDSYSISATPSVAFLRRPSGSIYSMYEPGIDSSTANFGDNIKSKLLIECSKVFSKEDVDRISRKISTWSGKGSLPDQLIDELPIAFGCSVTQTVFNSVNVMVGVGVLSMPNTIATAGWAGVGILLLFAAICCYTAYLMKLCFESKETIQTYPDIGEAAFGKYGRLTIAIILYTSLYAYCVEFIILEGDNLTSLFPGVSLQWGSVNTDPVHMFAVLSAVVMGSTLLVKNPRVISLFSATGVVATLMVIICVFWLGTVNVGFHERGPPIKLGGIAFALGIYGFCFSGHCVFPNIYQSMADKTKFTKAMIICFILCLLMYGSVAIAGFLMFGEQSLSQITLNMPEDAVASKVALLTVIINPVTKYALLMNPLASAIEELFPAKVARSNWCFITLRIALVASSVCIALSIPFFGLVMALMGSVLCILVSLILPSLCFLMISGSKATTTQIGLSICIMVLGIVCMVVGTYSSLADIANEL from the exons ATGGCAGGTAAAGCGAAGGACACAGATTATTTCGCGATCGAAGACGATTATGATGACAACGAGAATGATGATATAGAAGCAAATAACAGTGATGATGATGACACCGATGATGCTTCCAGTCGTAGATCGTCGTTTTCTCAAGCTACCGGTCAATGGCCACAGAGTTACAA GTATACACTTGATTCGTACTCAATTTCAGCAACACCAAGTGTGGCATTCCTTAGACGCCCATCGGGTTCTATATATTCAATGTATGAACCGGGGATTGATAGTAGTACCGCTAACTTTGGTGATAATATAAAGTCTAAGTTGCTGATAGAATGTTCAAAGGTTTTTAGCAAAGAGGATGTAGATAGGATTTCAAGAAAGATATCAACATGGTCAGGAAAGGGTTCTTTGCCTGATCAACTAATCGATGAGCTTCCCATTGCCTTTGGATGTAGCGTCACTCAGACTGTTTTCAATT CGGTGAATGTGATGGTTGGAGTTGGAGTTCTTTCTATGCCAAATACAATAGCTACCGCTGGCTGGGCTGGCGTAGGAATCCTACTCCTTTTTGCAGCAATATGTTGCTACACGGCTTATCTCATGAAACTTTGCTTCGAGAGTAAAGAAACCATTCAAACGTATCCCGATATTGGAGAAGCTGCATTTGGGAAATACGGACGCCTTACAATAGCA ATCATTTTGTACACGTCACTCTAT GCATATTGTGTGGAGTTCATTATATTGGAAGGAGACAATCTCACCAGTTTGTTCCCTGGTGTATCGCTGCAATGGGGTAGCGTCAATACGGACCCGGTTCACATGTTTGCAGTTCTTTCTGCTGTCGTTATGGGATCCACGCTTTTAGTAAAAAACCCCCGAGTGATCTCATTATTTTCAG CTACTGGTGTTGTGGCTACTCTTATGGTCATCATCTGTGTATTTTGGCTGGGTACAGTGAACGTGGGCTTTCATGAAAGAGGTCCACCCATAAAGTTGGGTGGCATTGCTTTCGCACTTGGTATTTATGGATTTTGCTTTTCTGGACATTGTGTGTTCCCAAATATATACCAGTCAATGGCAGATAAAACCAAGTTTACCAAGGCAATGATAATATG CTTTATTTTGTGTCTTTTGATGTATGGGAGTGTTGCAATTGCGGGTTTTCTCATGTTTGGAGAACAATCGTTGTCCCAGATAACATTGAACATGCCTGAGGATGCAGTTGCTTCTAAAGTTGCTTTGTTGACTGTA ATTATCAATCCGGTCACGAA GTATGCCCTGTTGATGAACCCTTTGGCAAGTGCCATCGAAGAGCTGTTTCCTGCTAAAGTTGCACGTAGCAATTGGTGTTTTATTACTCTACGGATTGCACTTGTTGCATCCTCTGTCTGCATTGCGTTATCTATTCCCTTCTTCG GTCTTGTGATGGCTTTGATGGGTTCAGTCTTATGTATTTTGGTG TCTCTCATATTGCCATCTCTATGCTTTTTGATGATCAGTGGGAGTAAGGCCACGACTACGCAG ATTGGTTTGAGCATTTGTATTATGGTGTTGGGCATCGTTTGCATGGTCgtgggaacgtactcatcattgGCAGATATAGCAAATGAACTCTAA